The region GAAGATAGAGAAAAGTTCTCTACTTTTGTTACTAAAGCTGGATTATTACAACCAGATAACGGAACAGCAGTTGAAGTTGAAGAAGCTATTGAAATCGCAGAAAGAATTGGTTATCCAGTACTTGTAAGACCATCATTTGTACTTGGTGGTAGAGGTATGAAGATTGTTTACTCAACTGAAGAATTAAAACAATATATGGATGAAGCAGTTTCTGTATCAAATGATGCGCCTGTACTTATTGATAAATTCCTTGATAGAGCAATTGAACTTGATGTTGATTGTATTTGTGATGGAAAAGAGGTATATATTGGTGGTATTATGCAACATATTGAAGAAGCAGGGGTTCACTCTGGGGATTCAGCTTGTTCTTTACCTCCAATCTCTATTGATCCTGAGCTTATCAAAGAGCTTGAAGTTAAAACAAAAGCTATGGCACTTGGACTTGGTGTAATTGGTCTTATGAATACTCAGTATGCTATTCACAAAGGACAAATTTATCTAATCGAAGTAAATCCTAGAGCATCTAGAACAGTTCCATTTGTATCAAAAGCAACAGGTATGCCTTTAGCAAAAGTTGCTACAAGAGTTATGTGGGGAGAGAGTTTAAGAAATGCTCTTGATACTTATAACTCAGATTTAGTATGGGAAGATAATGGAGTATTAAAACCAATTTTAAAAGACCATATCTCTATCAAAGAAGCAGTATTCCCATTTACTAAACTAAGTGGGTCTGATATGATTCTTACTCCTGAGATGAAATCTACAGGTGAAGTTATGGGTATCTCTGATAACTTTGGTATCTCTTATGCAAAAGCTCAAAGCGCAGCTAAAAATGACTTGCCTGTAGAGGGTAAAGTGTTTATCTCATTATGTGATTTAGATAAAGAATTTGCACCAAAAATAGCAAAAGGTTTAGTAGAAGAAGGTTTCTCAGTTGTTGCAACAGGTGGAACTCACAAAGCTATTACTGATGCAGGAATTGAGTGTGAAAAAGTTCTAAAAATCTCTGAGGGTAGACCAAATATTACTGATTCTATCACAAATGGGGAGATTGCATTAGCACTTAATACAAGTGATGGAAAAGAATCTTCAAAAGATGATGGAAAAAATATTAGAAGAGCAGTATTAAAAGAGGGTATTCCTTATGTTACAACTGCAGCAGCAGCTTTAGCTTGTGTAGAAGCTATGAAAGCCTTAAGACACAAAGATGGAATAGGTGTTAAATCTATCCAAGAATTTTTAAATGACTAATGGACAAAAATAAAGTATATTTAGTCCAAACTGATACTACAGTTGGTTTCTCATCGGCAGACGATGAGAAACTGTCAACTATAAAGCAAAGACCCCTTTCTCAAAAAATACTTCAAACTGTTGATTCTTTTGCAACATTAAACAAAAATGCAAGAGTTCCTAAACATCATAGAAAAAAAGTAAGATACTCAAAAAAGACAACTTTTATATATCCAAATCTAAAATCTTTTAGGGTTATAAAAGAGGATATAGCATTTAAAGATTTTATACAAAAGTTTGGAAACCAGTTCTCAACATCTGCTAATCTTACTGGAAATAAATTTGACAAAGATTTTGCTTATGAAAACTCAGATATATTGGTTTTGACAAAAGATGGATTTAGTGAAAATATATCTTCATCTATATATAAACTTGGAAAAAATAAATTAAAGAAGATAAGATAATGTTTTTACAAAGAGAAAATGAATTAAAAATATTAGAAGACAATTACAACAAACCAAATTCCTCTTTAGAGTTTATTTTTGGAGCCAAGAGCACAGGAAAAACTACGCTGTTAAATGAGTATTCAAAAGAGAAAGAAAAGCTGTATTTTTCAAATTATGAGATGATTCCTTCTCAGTTTTTTACACAAATGGCAAATACTATTAGTAAAAAGTTTCATGGGACTGATACTGTAGGAAAACCTTTTGATACTTTTTTAGAAGTATTAAAGTTTTTAAATAGTCAAAAAATTGAGAAGAAAACCATCATAATATTTGATGATTTTCAAAATGTTTTAAAAGTGGATAAAGACGCTCTAAGTGAGCTTTTAAAATATTGGAAAAGTGATTTAAAAGCAAAAAATATTCAATTGATTGTAACTAGCTCTATTTTGTATGGTGAATCAAAAGATCAAGAGATTGAATCCATTGCAAACTCAAATATCAAACTTAAATACCTAAGTTTTTTAGCTATAAAAGAGTTTTTCCCAAAAGTTAATAAACTAGACCATTTATATATTTATTCTCTTCTTGGTACCTCTCCAACTAATTTAAAGTATTATAATCCAAAAGTTGAGTTTACGGAAAATATATATAATCTATTTTTATCTTCAAACTCATATTTATTTGATTATGGAATACAGATTTTAAAATCTGAAATTAGTGATATTGGTACTTATTCTTCTATTCTTTATGCAATAGCAAAGGGTAATTCAAAAGTTGGAGATATTGCAAACTTCTTAGATGTAAAATCAACATATCTCTCACGCTATTTACAAAAACTAATTGATATGATGATTATAGAAAAAATAATACCTATAAATGATGATAAAAAAAACTCAAAATTTGGCAGATACATTATTTGTGACA is a window of Halarcobacter sp. DNA encoding:
- a CDS encoding Sua5 YciO YrdC YwlC family protein; the encoded protein is MDKNKVYLVQTDTTVGFSSADDEKLSTIKQRPLSQKILQTVDSFATLNKNARVPKHHRKKVRYSKKTTFIYPNLKSFRVIKEDIAFKDFIQKFGNQFSTSANLTGNKFDKDFAYENSDILVLTKDGFSENISSSIYKLGKNKLKKIR
- a CDS encoding ATP-binding protein, which gives rise to MFLQRENELKILEDNYNKPNSSLEFIFGAKSTGKTTLLNEYSKEKEKLYFSNYEMIPSQFFTQMANTISKKFHGTDTVGKPFDTFLEVLKFLNSQKIEKKTIIIFDDFQNVLKVDKDALSELLKYWKSDLKAKNIQLIVTSSILYGESKDQEIESIANSNIKLKYLSFLAIKEFFPKVNKLDHLYIYSLLGTSPTNLKYYNPKVEFTENIYNLFLSSNSYLFDYGIQILKSEISDIGTYSSILYAIAKGNSKVGDIANFLDVKSTYLSRYLQKLIDMMIIEKIIPINDDKKNSKFGRYIICDNTLKFWFLYIYPNLTALQQNDVKEVSQLIQDEFIRKTVFSSYKKCIKDYINIKQESILGYQPIAIGSWWDNHNNTIDLIAYDRKNITFIQILWEDKDVAQIAYGKLKTASEKFKTSLEKKYVIVTKNTFFNIK